Proteins from a genomic interval of Sparus aurata chromosome 21, fSpaAur1.1, whole genome shotgun sequence:
- the LOC115573144 gene encoding probable flap endonuclease 1 homolog: protein MGITKLADLIRSAAPGAISHKDISHYTGKVIALDTSIVVNQFRAATPSLSPLTGLFFRTLTFLEHDIKPVFVLDGKPPDEKAAVLEKRAEAAGWSSPKRTGKASSQTEDCHQLLKFMGVPVIKAPGDAEALCAQLVREGTVDAVASEDMDTLPFGANTLIRQLNASKDGEVVEFSLPKLLEKLQISHQEFVDLCILLGCDYCDKIAGLGPKRALKLIQTHRTIESVVLNVNRKTHPVPLSWKYKEARKIFLDAPQTVAPELNWTEPDEESLVRFLCHMKRVKEDRIRHRMVRFRQTRDSRREEREKDRAAGRSRQTRMEDFFRVTRKRDHPVETAVTLSSNTKRPKSK from the exons ATGGGGATCACTAAACTGGCTGATCTGATCCGGTCAGCGGCTCCTGGTGCTATTTCTCATAAGGATATCAGTCACTACACCG GAAAAGTCATCGCACTGGATACCTCTATTGTCGTGAACCAGTTCCGTGCAGCGACGCCTTCGCTAAG CCCTCTGACAGGTCTCTTCTTTCGGACGCTCACCTTCCTGGAACATGACATAAAGCCAGTCTTTGTGTTGGACGGAAAGCCTCCTGACGAAAAGGCAGCTGTT CTTGAGAAGCGAGCTGAGGCAGCTGGTTGGAGCTCCCCCAAGCGCACAGGCAAAG CATCATCCCAGACAGAAGACTGTCACCAGTTACTGAAGTTTATGGGTGTACCGGTCATCAAG GCTCCAGGGGACGCTGAGGCACTGTGTGCCCAGCTGGTGAGGGAGGGGACTGTGGACGCTGTGGCATCAGAGGACATGGACACTCTGCCATTTGGAGCAAATACTCTCATTCGCCAGCTGAATGCCAGTAAAGACGG TGAGGTTGTGGAATTTTCTTTGCCCAAGCTGTTGGAGAAACTGCAGATTAGTCACCAGGAG TTTGTTGACCTATGTATTTTGTTGGGCTGTGACTACTGTGACAAGATAGCCGGTTTGGGTCCAAAGAGAGCTCTGAAACTGATCCAGACGCATCGGACCATAGAGAGCGTTGTTTTAAACGTCAACAGAAAG ACCCATCCTGTGCCACTTTCATGGAAGTACAAAGAAGCACGGAAGATTTTTTTGGATGCACCACAAACCGTCGCTCCTGAACTTAACTGGACTGAGCCAGATGAAGAATCTTTGGTTCGGTTCCTCTGCCACATGAAACGCGTTAA GGAGGACAGGATCCGTCATCGAATGGTGAGGTTCCGTCAGACTCGGGACAGCAGGcgggaggagagggaaaaggaCAGGGCAGCAGGACGTAGCAGGCAGACTCGAATGGAGGACTTCTTCAGAGTTACCAGAAAGAGGGATCAT ccTGTGGAAACTGCGGTCACTTTAAGCAGCAACACAAAGAGACCAAAGTCAAAATAA
- the LOC115573146 gene encoding mitochondrial fission factor homolog A-like has translation MSGPTFTSPSAEVAEMNRIHYELEYTEGISQRMRIPETLMVAPEKQTGALPLQQSLPIHTTMMQVPERIVVAGDDGDPLFSRPRDLDLIQSVPSVDLLNMKAPPRILTLTEQPLDSLETDQAASPQSNPSHAAHFQARSRRERSASENISGRYSSQIVRGDVSVTPSPSAPPVRLCPPLCSPEDANINLFTATGFLSYIQSTTRRAYQQVLEVLDDNHRRTHLDMALDMNPDESGLVDASSLRRQIVKLNRRLQLLEEENKERSKREVILYSATVAFWLINTWIWFRR, from the exons ATGAGTGGGCCAACCTTCACGTCCCCCTCTGCAGAGGTGGCCGAGATGAACCGCATCCATTATGAGCTGGAGTACACAGAGGGTATCAGCCAGCGCATGCGGATCCCTGAGACCCTCATGGTGGCCCCGGAAAAGCAGACTGGGGCTCTGCCACTTCAGCAATCCCTGCCCATTCACACAACTATGATGCAGGTGCCGGAGAGGATTGTCGTCGCAG GTGACGATGGGGACCCTCTGTTTTCCCGTCCCCGAGACTTGGACCTGATCCAGTCCGTCCCTTCTGTGGACCTCCTGAACATGAAGGCCCCTCCACGTATCCTCACCCTTACAGAACAGCCACTGGACTCCCTCGAAACTGATCAAGCTGCCTCACCACAAAGCAATCCCAGCCACGCG GCCCACTTTCAGGCTCGGTCTCGACGGGAACGCAGTGCGAGTGAGAACATATCAGGCCGCTACAGCAGTCAGATCGTCAGAGGTGACGTAAG TGTAACCCCTTCCCCTTCTGCCCCCCCAGTCCGCTTGTGTCCCCCTCTCTGTTCCCCTGAGGATGCAAACATCAACCTGTTCACAGCTACAGGCTTCTTGTCTTATATCCAGTCAACAACACGCCGGGCATACCAGCAGGTCCTCGAAGTGCTGGACGACAACCACCGCAg GACACACCTGGACATGGCCCTGGATATGAACCCTGATGAGTCTGGCTTAGTGGACGCCTCCTCACTACGACGACAG ATTGTGAAGCTGAACCGGcgtctgcagctgctggaggaagaaaacaaagaacgCTCCAAGCGAGAGGTGATCCTGTACTCTGCTACTGTGGCTTTCTGGCTTATTAACACCTGGATCTGGTTCCGTCGCTAA